A stretch of the Halorussus vallis genome encodes the following:
- a CDS encoding ABC transporter substrate-binding protein codes for MSEKSNMSRRSFLKATGATASAVALTGTGAAQDGGQGTTTGQGTTTGQQGGGGGTLNLINRSMTTMDPIRATDTASGTVIQQVFDALMNYPFGEVEVKTLLAKDYQVSDDFKTYTFNLKQGAKFHNGKEVTAQDFVYSWERLAASENSRRSYFILESIGIQHQTQQQNGEQVYKPGSMAVRAPDKYTLEMTLQEPFHATLPMLAYTSFAALPEGIVGDIDGYQGRMPYNRFATSNPIGAGPFKFDRWESNTEAQVSRFEDYHGQTANPAVVNWAIIEDANAHWTYAMNKNADYFSIPTNFYDPNKLQNVQEDDQGRESGKYGPVRNGETLNYLGVATINAFYVGFNTSAVDKPIRQAAAYAMNQQQVVEQIFKGRGQASYHFTPPNIYPGGPQAYTQHARQNYPYGYNQTQLDKARQVMKDAGYGPNNRAQFTFTAYQSSPTWVEVAKLLRDQLTSAYIDMTVEQAPFSTLLKRGRNGNLEAYSLGWIMDWPAPDNFLQLLYPPQTDTSKPAPLSYVNWSGTEAAQQAINAWRQVQNNTAPTDQAQQARNEAYVTIEEANWEDVCFLPTYHEMDQRFWYDNVNPPTFGAAGPSRQMFHTTGIE; via the coding sequence ATGTCAGAGAAATCCAACATGTCGCGTCGGTCCTTCCTCAAGGCCACCGGTGCGACCGCGTCGGCTGTAGCGCTTACGGGTACCGGAGCGGCCCAGGACGGTGGACAGGGCACGACGACCGGACAGGGAACGACAACCGGTCAACAGGGGGGTGGCGGCGGCACGCTGAATCTCATCAACCGTTCGATGACGACGATGGACCCTATCAGGGCGACCGACACCGCCTCGGGGACCGTGATTCAGCAGGTGTTCGACGCGCTGATGAACTATCCGTTCGGGGAAGTCGAGGTCAAGACCCTGCTGGCGAAGGACTACCAGGTCTCCGACGACTTCAAGACGTACACGTTCAACCTCAAGCAGGGCGCGAAGTTCCACAACGGCAAGGAGGTCACCGCCCAGGACTTCGTCTACTCCTGGGAGCGCCTGGCGGCCTCCGAGAACTCCCGACGGAGCTACTTCATCCTCGAATCCATCGGCATCCAGCACCAGACCCAGCAACAGAACGGCGAGCAGGTGTACAAGCCGGGGTCGATGGCGGTTCGCGCGCCGGACAAGTACACGCTGGAGATGACGCTGCAGGAGCCGTTCCACGCGACGCTCCCGATGCTCGCGTACACCTCGTTCGCGGCGCTTCCCGAGGGCATCGTCGGCGACATCGACGGGTATCAGGGCCGGATGCCCTACAACCGGTTCGCCACGAGCAACCCCATCGGCGCGGGGCCGTTCAAGTTCGACAGGTGGGAGAGTAACACCGAGGCGCAGGTGTCGCGGTTCGAGGACTACCACGGCCAGACCGCGAATCCGGCGGTCGTTAACTGGGCCATCATCGAGGACGCCAACGCCCACTGGACGTACGCGATGAACAAGAACGCCGACTACTTCTCAATCCCGACGAACTTCTACGACCCGAACAAGCTCCAGAACGTCCAGGAGGACGACCAGGGTCGCGAGAGCGGGAAGTACGGGCCGGTTCGCAACGGCGAGACGCTGAACTACCTCGGCGTCGCGACCATCAACGCCTTCTACGTCGGGTTCAACACGAGCGCGGTCGACAAGCCGATTCGACAGGCCGCCGCCTACGCGATGAACCAACAGCAGGTAGTCGAACAGATCTTCAAAGGCCGGGGGCAGGCGTCGTACCACTTCACGCCGCCGAACATCTACCCGGGTGGGCCGCAGGCCTACACGCAACACGCCAGGCAGAACTACCCCTACGGGTACAACCAGACCCAACTCGACAAGGCTCGGCAGGTGATGAAGGACGCCGGGTACGGCCCGAACAACCGGGCGCAGTTCACGTTCACGGCCTACCAGTCCTCGCCGACCTGGGTCGAGGTGGCGAAGCTCCTGCGCGACCAGCTAACCAGCGCCTACATCGACATGACGGTCGAGCAGGCGCCGTTCTCGACGTTGCTCAAGCGCGGCCGGAACGGCAACCTCGAAGCCTACTCGCTGGGCTGGATCATGGACTGGCCCGCGCCCGACAACTTCCTGCAGCTGCTGTACCCGCCTCAGACCGACACCTCGAAGCCCGCGCCGTTGTCGTACGTCAACTGGTCGGGGACCGAGGCGGCCCAGCAGGCGATCAACGCGTGGCGGCAGGTCCAGAACAACACCGCGCCGACCGACCAGGCCCAGCAGGCGCGCAACGAGGCGTACGTCACGATCGAGGAGGCCAACTGGGAGGACGTCTGCTTCCTGCCGACGTACCACGAGATGGACCAGCGGTTCTGGTACGACAACGTCAACCCGCCGACGTTCGGCGCGGCCGGACCGAGCCGCCAGATGTTCCACACGACCGGCATCGAGTAA
- a CDS encoding helix-turn-helix transcriptional regulator — translation MRPPSDLQKILRRRSHYLRHLRQPRQKRDLVCELDESRSTIDRAVRELERAGFVERGDDGYRTTLAGELALTEHDRHADRVRGLASFRDLLAELPADASLDGSLFEDPEVVLPTPHSPREPVGAIDAVLADADRARTLGGVVVPEFADAYSERVLDGGMTAEFVLTEGVVEWLVSRWREQFRAFLETDGVTAAVTPTERPFSLVLVDGREGTEVGVALHVGGSILGFVRNDTAAAVAWAEETFERARAGADSLTGRRLDE, via the coding sequence ATGCGTCCGCCCTCCGACCTCCAGAAGATTCTCCGTCGGCGGAGCCACTACCTCCGCCACCTTCGCCAACCCCGCCAGAAGCGCGACCTGGTCTGCGAACTCGACGAGTCGCGCTCGACCATCGACCGCGCGGTGCGGGAACTCGAACGCGCCGGCTTCGTCGAACGCGGCGACGACGGCTACCGGACGACGCTCGCGGGTGAACTCGCGCTGACCGAACACGACCGCCACGCCGACCGCGTGCGGGGACTCGCGTCCTTCCGGGACCTGCTCGCGGAACTCCCGGCCGACGCATCCCTCGACGGGTCGCTCTTCGAGGACCCGGAGGTCGTCCTGCCGACGCCGCACTCGCCCCGTGAACCGGTCGGCGCGATAGACGCGGTGCTCGCCGACGCCGACCGGGCGCGGACGCTCGGCGGCGTCGTCGTCCCCGAGTTCGCCGACGCCTACAGCGAGCGGGTCCTCGACGGCGGGATGACCGCCGAGTTCGTCCTCACCGAGGGCGTCGTCGAGTGGCTGGTTTCGCGCTGGCGCGAGCAGTTCAGGGCGTTCCTCGAAACCGACGGCGTCACCGCGGCCGTGACCCCGACAGAGCGGCCGTTCAGCCTCGTCCTCGTCGACGGTCGCGAGGGAACCGAGGTCGGGGTGGCGCTCCACGTCGGGGGTTCGATACTCGGGTTCGTCCGCAACGACACCGCCGCCGCGGTCGCGTGGGCCGAGGAGACGTTCGAACGGGCGCGGGCGGGGGCCGACTCCCTGACGGGTCGCCGCCTCGACGAGTGA
- a CDS encoding sporulation protein has translation MKRFLSRVGIGAAEVDTVLPKTTLKAGETVQATVEVRGGSTDQEVDQIYFALETSYRTDDGRKTAVVDKFKLAESFTIEPDEERSFDVEIEIPLETPVTVGRTDVWVETGLDVDWALDPDDTDYVEIEPEPRLQAVFDAAESLGLSLHSAECQADPHGTFTSRRSFVQEFEFRPRSGPFAGKLDELELVARPTEDELTIYVEIDRRGGLLSEMTDTDERRATLSVTDADADRIAEDLRATVERHL, from the coding sequence ATGAAACGATTCCTGTCAAGGGTCGGCATCGGCGCGGCCGAAGTCGACACAGTCCTCCCCAAGACCACCCTGAAAGCGGGCGAAACCGTCCAGGCCACCGTCGAGGTCCGCGGCGGATCGACCGACCAGGAGGTCGACCAGATATACTTCGCGCTCGAGACGAGCTATCGGACCGACGACGGCCGGAAGACGGCGGTCGTCGACAAGTTCAAACTCGCCGAGTCGTTCACCATCGAACCCGACGAGGAGCGGTCGTTCGACGTCGAAATCGAGATTCCCTTAGAGACGCCGGTGACCGTCGGCCGCACCGACGTCTGGGTCGAAACCGGTCTCGACGTCGACTGGGCGCTCGACCCCGACGACACCGACTACGTCGAGATAGAACCCGAACCCCGGCTTCAGGCGGTGTTCGACGCCGCCGAGTCGCTCGGCCTCTCGCTGCACAGTGCGGAGTGTCAGGCCGACCCCCACGGCACCTTCACCTCCCGGCGGTCGTTCGTCCAGGAGTTCGAGTTCCGCCCGCGGTCGGGGCCGTTCGCCGGTAAACTCGACGAACTCGAACTCGTCGCTCGTCCGACCGAGGACGAACTGACGATCTACGTCGAGATCGACCGCCGCGGCGGCCTGCTCTCGGAGATGACCGACACCGACGAGCGCCGCGCGACCCTGAGCGTGACCGACGCCGACGCCGACCGAATCGCCGAGGACCTCCGGGCGACGGTCGAGCGCCACCTCTGA
- a CDS encoding DUF7511 domain-containing protein, whose translation MPSQNSEDVDDRLTGPEELLATFAGTRGEECTLYPEDAAASRPLTEWITAESGSFVTVSQMR comes from the coding sequence GTGCCATCCCAGAACTCCGAAGACGTCGACGACCGACTGACCGGACCCGAAGAACTGCTCGCCACCTTCGCCGGCACCCGCGGCGAGGAGTGCACGCTCTACCCCGAGGACGCCGCGGCGTCCCGGCCCCTGACCGAGTGGATAACCGCCGAGTCGGGGTCGTTCGTCACGGTTTCGCAGATGCGGTGA
- a CDS encoding universal stress protein produces MDRGLAVVDADESTKALVREAGELAAAVDAELVLLHVTTDEEYDSKRRAMEKVPAVQANYSSDRALSGAEQFAADVGRDALDGVDVEYEAVGALGDEQSKILQVADERECDHLFIAGKKRSPAGKAIFGDLTQSIVLNFDGPVTVVTE; encoded by the coding sequence ATGGACAGAGGACTCGCAGTCGTCGACGCCGACGAATCGACGAAAGCGCTCGTCCGCGAGGCGGGGGAACTCGCCGCCGCGGTCGACGCCGAACTCGTACTGTTGCACGTGACGACCGACGAGGAGTACGACAGCAAGCGCAGGGCGATGGAGAAGGTCCCGGCCGTCCAGGCGAACTACTCTAGCGACCGGGCGCTCTCGGGAGCGGAGCAGTTCGCCGCGGACGTCGGGCGGGACGCGCTCGACGGCGTCGACGTGGAGTACGAAGCGGTCGGCGCGCTCGGCGACGAGCAGAGCAAGATACTCCAGGTGGCCGACGAGCGCGAGTGCGACCACCTGTTCATCGCCGGCAAGAAGCGCTCGCCGGCCGGCAAGGCCATCTTCGGCGACCTCACCCAGTCGATCGTCCTCAACTTCGACGGCCCGGTGACGGTCGTCACCGAGTAG
- a CDS encoding DUF7260 family protein: MRDDTANSVRDETPLGPALEATERELEWLDEEVEAFEAFLDSVETIRTRAGDADGTSRPSSLPAAGQEFSADPAPFEAVRDAFEETVFAVDHWESAYSERTVPEAMESEFSAELAEVLRRPRGTEFSPFVANKLRAEVEEAVHDRTRSRDFVAEEATHLRTLAAELGEVLELVRFVVDGDGSFEDRRAAVETAYETLEELAETHQAYLAGCEDAAERLLTGMVYADLETEYPGLSAVASVRRTVDRANGHFWAGLL, translated from the coding sequence ATGAGAGACGACACGGCGAACTCGGTTCGCGACGAGACGCCGCTCGGACCGGCGCTCGAAGCGACCGAGCGCGAACTGGAGTGGTTGGACGAGGAGGTCGAGGCGTTCGAGGCGTTCCTCGACAGCGTGGAGACGATTCGAACGCGGGCCGGCGACGCGGACGGGACGTCCCGCCCGTCTTCGCTGCCGGCCGCCGGCCAGGAGTTCTCCGCCGACCCGGCCCCCTTCGAGGCGGTCCGCGACGCGTTCGAGGAGACGGTGTTCGCGGTCGACCACTGGGAGTCGGCGTACTCGGAGCGAACGGTGCCCGAGGCGATGGAGAGCGAGTTCTCGGCGGAACTCGCCGAGGTGCTCCGTCGCCCGCGCGGGACGGAGTTCTCGCCGTTCGTCGCGAACAAACTCCGGGCGGAGGTCGAGGAGGCGGTGCACGACCGGACCCGGTCGCGCGACTTCGTCGCCGAGGAGGCGACCCACCTGCGGACGCTCGCGGCCGAACTCGGGGAGGTACTCGAACTCGTCCGGTTCGTCGTCGACGGCGACGGGTCGTTCGAGGACCGCCGAGCGGCGGTCGAAACCGCCTACGAGACGCTGGAGGAACTCGCCGAAACCCACCAGGCGTACCTCGCGGGGTGCGAGGACGCCGCCGAGCGCCTCCTCACCGGGATGGTGTACGCCGACCTCGAAACCGAGTATCCGGGGCTGTCCGCCGTCGCGAGCGTGCGACGAACCGTCGACCGGGCGAACGGCCACTTCTGGGCGGGGTTGCTGTAG
- a CDS encoding thioredoxin family protein, with translation MAQLIQFSTPSCGQCPQQEEILRAFASERTDVEFQKVDATTSPEEANKYGVRSVPSTIVLGDDERVLAKFDGLTQSSEIEQAL, from the coding sequence ATGGCTCAACTGATACAGTTCTCCACCCCCTCGTGCGGACAGTGTCCTCAGCAGGAAGAGATTCTCCGGGCGTTCGCGAGCGAGCGGACCGACGTCGAGTTCCAGAAGGTCGACGCGACGACCTCCCCGGAGGAGGCGAACAAGTACGGCGTTCGGTCGGTCCCCTCGACGATAGTCCTCGGCGACGACGAGCGAGTGCTCGCGAAGTTCGACGGCCTCACCCAGTCGTCCGAGATAGAACAGGCGCTGTAG
- a CDS encoding class I SAM-dependent methyltransferase, producing the protein MEPEDDRQYSADNHRYWAERSEEFSPAYYANIGENEVTETLAAVFDHYVDDDAAILEVGCSSGRHLAGLLDAGYENLTGIDINDDSFDVMADHYPRLAETGTFHAGAIEDLVPEFPDDAFDVVYSVETLQHVHPDNDWVFEELARVSSDLVITAENEGNSPERGREGAEVSCVRDDFPLYHRNWMAVFSDLGLAQLLREPGKRDTVRVFRVL; encoded by the coding sequence ATGGAACCGGAGGACGACCGACAGTACTCGGCGGACAACCACCGGTACTGGGCCGAGCGCTCCGAGGAGTTCTCGCCCGCGTACTACGCGAACATCGGCGAGAACGAGGTCACCGAGACCCTCGCCGCCGTCTTCGACCACTACGTCGACGACGACGCCGCAATTCTCGAAGTCGGCTGTAGCTCCGGCCGGCACCTCGCCGGCCTGCTGGACGCCGGGTACGAGAACCTCACCGGAATCGACATCAACGACGACTCCTTCGACGTGATGGCCGACCACTACCCCCGACTCGCCGAGACGGGAACCTTCCACGCGGGCGCCATAGAGGACCTCGTCCCGGAGTTCCCCGACGACGCGTTCGACGTCGTCTACTCCGTCGAGACGCTCCAGCACGTCCACCCAGACAACGACTGGGTGTTCGAGGAACTCGCCCGCGTCAGCTCCGACCTGGTGATAACCGCCGAGAATGAAGGCAACAGTCCCGAACGCGGCCGCGAAGGCGCCGAGGTGAGTTGCGTCCGCGACGACTTCCCGCTCTACCACCGCAACTGGATGGCGGTGTTCTCGGACCTGGGACTCGCCCAACTCCTCCGCGAACCGGGCAAGCGCGACACGGTCCGAGTGTTCCGCGTCCTCTGA
- a CDS encoding aldo/keto reductase — MSDLEALDLDFVQFGSTGIRTSELQFGTWRFGKETEEGNVEIDEERAHKLLDAYEAAGGRYIDTADVYGGGKSEEWIGDWLAERDRERFTVASKIYWQIRDGDPNSRGTNRKNLRHRTDEILERLGTDYVDVLYIHRWDDRTSAREMMKTLNGLVEDGKVNYLGASTLRPNAWKVAKANEIARAEGWEPFTVLQPRYNLVDREIEGNYLEMARSEGLAVCPWSPLGQGFLTGKYSREDGLTGESRAAESSRFEEGYLTEENFDVHDELDAVAEEVGASPAQTALAWVAHREGVTAPIVGARTVDQLEENLAAAEIDLTDEQVDRLTEAKGGPYAGL, encoded by the coding sequence ATGAGCGATCTCGAAGCACTCGACCTCGATTTCGTCCAGTTTGGTTCGACCGGCATCCGGACCAGCGAACTCCAGTTCGGCACCTGGCGGTTCGGCAAGGAAACCGAAGAGGGGAACGTCGAAATCGACGAGGAGCGCGCCCACAAACTGCTCGACGCCTACGAGGCGGCCGGCGGCCGGTACATCGACACTGCCGACGTGTACGGCGGCGGCAAGAGCGAGGAGTGGATCGGCGATTGGCTGGCCGAGCGCGACCGCGAACGGTTCACCGTCGCCTCGAAGATATACTGGCAGATTCGCGACGGCGACCCGAACAGTCGCGGGACCAACCGCAAGAACCTCCGGCATCGCACCGACGAGATTCTGGAGCGACTCGGCACCGACTACGTCGACGTGCTCTACATCCACCGCTGGGACGACCGGACGTCGGCCCGCGAGATGATGAAGACGCTCAACGGCCTCGTCGAGGACGGCAAGGTCAACTACCTCGGCGCCTCGACCCTGCGACCCAACGCCTGGAAGGTCGCGAAGGCCAACGAGATCGCCCGCGCGGAGGGCTGGGAGCCGTTCACCGTGCTCCAGCCGCGCTACAACCTCGTCGACCGCGAGATAGAGGGCAACTACCTGGAGATGGCCCGCTCGGAGGGACTCGCGGTCTGCCCGTGGAGTCCGCTGGGCCAGGGCTTCCTGACCGGCAAGTACTCCCGCGAGGACGGCCTGACCGGCGAGTCGCGGGCCGCCGAGTCGAGTCGGTTCGAGGAGGGCTACCTGACCGAGGAGAACTTCGACGTCCACGACGAACTCGACGCGGTGGCCGAGGAGGTCGGCGCCTCGCCCGCCCAGACCGCGCTCGCGTGGGTCGCCCACCGCGAGGGCGTCACCGCGCCCATCGTCGGCGCGCGCACGGTCGACCAACTCGAAGAGAACCTCGCGGCCGCCGAAATCGACCTCACCGACGAGCAGGTCGACCGGCTCACCGAGGCGAAGGGCGGCCCCTACGCCGGACTCTAA
- a CDS encoding sodium-dependent transporter, producing MPDSEARTAREEWGTRFGFLMAMLGAMVGAGNIWRLPYTTGQNGGGVFLLAYVLLLFLIAIPGLMAETMLGRYTQKGVVGSFREIVGDDLYSGLSLVVVLVNVGVMSYYAPVIGWTMYYAANSLLLTFFQSGFEAAAFWNSFTGSPVLTVGTHPVTMAAIAVVLAFGIRRGIERVVKYLIPFLIVALVAVSIRGLTLPGGMKGLAFVFTPDWSHLLRGDTWVAALGQALFSTGLGWGIALTYGSYLRKYDDVPLGGGVFTAVGNTSIGLLAIFAVFPVVFAFGLEPASGAQLTFVSLVKVFPKLLGGQAWAIVFFLGFFAATFTSGIAITEVGVTTVAEETRLSRTQSVAAVVATIWLIGLPSAYSSEFLGAMDYVFGNFGFPFATLTIILLVGWKFGPERARVIDVNRSTDLYVGRWWNGIVKYVIPVVIAFILGYGAINSIGTENQTLMMGGIALMVVLSLGSVLVMKFVSEPTPTESTSSTVQRGD from the coding sequence ATGCCAGACTCAGAGGCGAGAACGGCCCGAGAAGAGTGGGGCACCCGGTTCGGGTTCCTCATGGCCATGCTCGGTGCGATGGTCGGGGCCGGAAACATTTGGCGACTCCCGTACACCACCGGGCAGAACGGAGGTGGCGTGTTTCTGCTCGCGTACGTGCTCCTCCTGTTCCTGATCGCCATCCCGGGGCTCATGGCCGAGACGATGCTCGGGCGGTACACCCAGAAGGGTGTCGTCGGGTCGTTCAGGGAGATAGTCGGAGACGACCTCTATAGCGGACTCTCGCTCGTCGTCGTTCTGGTCAACGTCGGGGTCATGTCCTACTACGCACCCGTCATCGGCTGGACGATGTACTACGCGGCCAACTCGCTGCTGCTCACGTTCTTCCAGTCCGGGTTCGAGGCGGCGGCGTTCTGGAACTCGTTCACGGGTTCGCCGGTGCTGACGGTCGGGACGCACCCGGTCACGATGGCGGCTATCGCGGTCGTCCTGGCGTTCGGCATCCGCCGGGGGATCGAACGGGTCGTGAAGTACCTGATTCCGTTCCTCATCGTCGCGCTCGTCGCCGTCTCCATCCGCGGACTCACGCTTCCCGGCGGGATGAAGGGACTCGCGTTCGTGTTCACGCCCGACTGGAGTCACCTCCTCCGCGGCGACACGTGGGTCGCGGCCCTCGGACAGGCGCTGTTCTCGACCGGCTTGGGCTGGGGAATCGCGCTGACGTACGGAAGCTACCTCCGCAAGTACGACGACGTTCCGCTCGGCGGCGGCGTGTTCACCGCCGTCGGGAACACGAGCATCGGACTGCTCGCTATCTTCGCGGTGTTCCCGGTCGTGTTCGCGTTCGGACTCGAACCCGCGTCGGGTGCGCAGCTCACGTTCGTCTCGCTGGTGAAGGTGTTCCCGAAGCTCCTGGGCGGACAGGCGTGGGCTATCGTGTTCTTCCTCGGGTTCTTCGCCGCGACGTTCACGTCCGGTATCGCGATCACCGAGGTCGGCGTGACGACGGTCGCCGAGGAGACGCGGCTGAGCCGAACGCAGTCCGTGGCGGCCGTCGTGGCCACCATCTGGCTGATCGGACTCCCGAGCGCGTACTCGTCGGAGTTCCTCGGCGCGATGGACTACGTGTTCGGGAACTTCGGATTCCCGTTCGCGACGCTGACGATCATCCTGCTCGTGGGCTGGAAGTTCGGTCCCGAACGCGCGCGAGTCATCGACGTGAACCGGAGCACCGACCTCTACGTGGGCCGGTGGTGGAACGGCATCGTCAAGTACGTCATCCCGGTCGTGATCGCCTTCATCCTCGGGTACGGCGCGATAAACAGCATCGGAACGGAGAACCAGACGCTCATGATGGGCGGCATCGCCCTGATGGTCGTTCTCTCTCTCGGGAGCGTCCTCGTGATGAAGTTCGTCTCGGAACCGACGCCGACCGAATCGACTTCGTCGACCGTCCAGCGGGGTGACTGA
- a CDS encoding proline racemase family protein: MNADVRIETVDTHTQGEPTRIVTDGLDRSAFAGGTVADQRDAFADSLDWVREFLMKEPRGHDDMFGAVLAEPRHEKADVGAFFMDSGGYLDMCGHGTIGLVTALVELGEVEPRSPIYLETPAGLVETHPEVEDGIVTSVALRNVESFVYDRTTVTVDGPAGPTAIPVDVVYAGNFFALVDGDELGIAVDTANTDRFVEYGLRIRERVNDELDVVDPFTGEADSVSIAEFYQSTAEADRNVVVFGEGSVDRSPCGTGTCAKMTLLHEKDRLDVGEPYLHESIIGTRFEGRLVDARDRRGTTVVTPEVSGSARIIGKHTFIKQPHDSLDGFSVSAD, from the coding sequence ATGAACGCCGACGTTCGCATCGAAACGGTCGACACTCACACGCAGGGCGAACCGACACGAATCGTGACCGACGGCCTCGACCGGTCGGCCTTCGCCGGCGGAACCGTCGCCGACCAGCGCGACGCCTTCGCCGACTCGCTCGACTGGGTGCGGGAGTTCCTGATGAAGGAGCCTCGCGGTCACGACGACATGTTCGGCGCGGTCCTCGCCGAACCGCGACACGAGAAGGCCGACGTCGGGGCGTTCTTCATGGACAGCGGCGGCTACCTCGACATGTGCGGACACGGGACCATCGGGCTGGTCACGGCGCTCGTCGAACTCGGGGAGGTCGAACCCCGGTCGCCGATCTACCTCGAGACGCCGGCAGGGCTGGTCGAAACGCACCCCGAAGTCGAAGACGGAATCGTGACGTCGGTCGCGCTACGGAACGTCGAGTCGTTCGTGTACGACCGGACGACGGTCACCGTCGACGGGCCGGCGGGCCCGACGGCGATTCCGGTCGACGTCGTCTACGCGGGGAACTTCTTCGCGCTCGTCGACGGCGACGAACTCGGAATCGCCGTCGACACGGCGAACACCGACCGGTTCGTCGAGTACGGTCTCCGGATTCGAGAGCGGGTCAACGACGAACTCGACGTCGTCGATCCGTTCACCGGTGAGGCCGACTCCGTGTCCATCGCGGAGTTCTACCAGTCCACCGCGGAGGCCGACCGGAACGTCGTCGTCTTCGGCGAAGGGTCGGTCGACCGCTCCCCGTGCGGCACCGGCACCTGCGCGAAGATGACGCTGCTGCACGAGAAGGACCGACTCGACGTCGGCGAACCCTACCTGCACGAGAGCATCATCGGAACGCGATTCGAAGGGCGACTCGTGGACGCTCGGGACCGTCGCGGGACGACGGTCGTGACGCCGGAGGTGTCCGGGTCGGCGAGAATCATCGGGAAGCACACGTTCATCAAACAGCCCCACGATTCCCTCGACGGGTTCAGCGTGTCGGCCGACTGA
- a CDS encoding helix-turn-helix domain-containing protein, which produces MSELSAEPGVGSKITLKVWHPHCWTLRVTEETDAGLLAHTVYNTTGDTVKANFTVYGDTTDDVEALIEAARASELTDSVAVMERRHDFRQNVPSLGNTTRELFVEYDLQNSMSDALVTQGFVHYAPVRIDDGREYWPVFTDEGRDGLQPRIDALREEKDADVEVTKITSLETEERNVESRLYKLSDRQREVFELACELDYYTWPREISTRELADELDISKTTLLEHLRKAEAKLLNPE; this is translated from the coding sequence ATGAGTGAACTATCGGCGGAGCCGGGAGTCGGCTCGAAGATCACGCTGAAGGTCTGGCATCCGCACTGCTGGACGCTCAGGGTCACCGAGGAAACCGACGCGGGACTGCTCGCCCACACGGTGTACAACACGACCGGCGACACGGTCAAGGCGAACTTCACGGTGTACGGCGACACGACCGACGACGTAGAGGCGCTGATCGAGGCGGCGCGGGCCTCCGAGCTAACGGACAGCGTGGCGGTGATGGAACGGCGCCACGATTTCCGCCAGAACGTGCCGTCGCTGGGGAACACGACGCGCGAACTGTTCGTCGAGTACGACCTGCAGAACAGCATGAGCGACGCGCTGGTCACGCAGGGGTTCGTCCACTACGCGCCGGTTCGAATCGACGACGGCCGGGAGTACTGGCCCGTGTTCACCGACGAGGGTCGGGACGGGCTACAACCGCGAATCGACGCGCTGCGCGAGGAGAAGGACGCCGACGTCGAAGTGACGAAGATCACGTCGCTCGAAACCGAGGAACGGAACGTCGAATCTCGGCTGTACAAGCTGTCCGACCGGCAACGGGAGGTCTTCGAGTTGGCGTGCGAACTCGACTACTACACGTGGCCCAGGGAGATCTCCACCAGGGAACTCGCCGACGAACTCGACATCTCGAAGACGACGCTCCTTGAACACCTGCGCAAAGCCGAAGCGAAGTTGCTGAACCCCGAGTAG